Proteins encoded by one window of Enterococcus faecalis:
- a CDS encoding glycoside hydrolase family 1 protein: MGFPENFLWGGATAANQYEGGYLSGGKGLSTLDAITGGSQTEPRRITYLTKEGQKASCTRDQALPEGAIGYIDEELYYPSHVATDFYHHYEEDIALFAEMGFKCFRLSIAWSRICPNGTKEINEEGLAFYDKVFDALLRNGIEPVVTINHFDIPMYLADEYDGWKNREVIDFFVFFCETIFTRYQDKVKYWMTFNEINFLRSWTQIGIHNNDKQSKYQAAHHLFVASAKAVELGHSINPDFQIGMMVAYIPSYPLSCKSEDVMAAVQFNREQEFYMDVQAKGYYPAHKLKEFEREGMTIQMESEDLAIIQKGTVDYIGFSYYMSTVSTAYPEEVKYVGGNQMPAVKNPYLQESEWGWAVDPLGLRISLCQLSDRYNMPLFVVENGFGAVDTLQEDGSIVDDYRIDYFKQHIEAMRTAVEEDGVNLIGYTPWGCIDLVSAGTGEMKKRYGFIYVDMDDEGQGTLKRTKKKSFNWYKQVIASNGENLTTE, translated from the coding sequence ATGGGATTTCCAGAAAATTTTTTATGGGGCGGCGCAACAGCTGCTAACCAATATGAAGGTGGCTACCTTTCAGGAGGCAAAGGTCTGAGTACATTAGATGCAATTACTGGTGGTAGTCAAACAGAACCGCGACGGATTACGTATTTAACTAAAGAAGGCCAAAAAGCTTCGTGTACGCGCGACCAAGCATTACCCGAAGGAGCGATTGGCTATATCGATGAAGAATTATACTACCCTAGTCATGTAGCGACCGACTTTTACCATCATTACGAAGAAGATATCGCCTTATTTGCAGAAATGGGTTTCAAATGTTTTCGGCTGTCTATCGCCTGGAGCCGGATTTGCCCAAATGGAACAAAAGAGATTAATGAAGAAGGCTTAGCCTTTTATGATAAAGTTTTTGATGCTTTGCTACGCAATGGAATTGAGCCCGTTGTGACGATTAACCATTTTGATATTCCGATGTATTTGGCCGATGAATATGATGGTTGGAAAAATCGTGAAGTGATTGATTTCTTTGTTTTCTTTTGCGAAACCATTTTTACGCGTTATCAGGATAAAGTGAAGTATTGGATGACTTTTAATGAAATTAATTTTTTAAGAAGTTGGACGCAAATTGGGATTCACAATAATGATAAACAAAGTAAATATCAAGCAGCGCATCATCTATTTGTAGCAAGTGCGAAAGCAGTTGAATTAGGACATTCCATCAATCCAGATTTCCAAATTGGTATGATGGTGGCTTATATTCCAAGTTATCCTTTGTCCTGCAAATCTGAGGACGTGATGGCAGCTGTTCAATTTAACCGAGAGCAAGAATTTTATATGGATGTCCAGGCTAAGGGCTATTATCCAGCGCATAAGCTCAAAGAATTTGAGCGTGAAGGAATGACAATTCAAATGGAGTCAGAGGATTTAGCGATTATTCAAAAAGGAACAGTTGATTATATCGGGTTTAGTTATTATATGTCGACTGTTTCGACTGCTTATCCCGAAGAAGTAAAATATGTCGGAGGCAACCAAATGCCTGCGGTTAAAAATCCTTATTTGCAAGAATCTGAATGGGGCTGGGCTGTCGATCCTTTAGGGTTAAGAATTTCATTGTGTCAGTTGTCAGATCGTTACAATATGCCATTGTTTGTGGTTGAAAACGGGTTTGGTGCGGTGGATACATTGCAAGAGGATGGCTCGATTGTCGACGATTACCGCATTGATTATTTTAAACAACATATTGAAGCCATGAGAACCGCAGTAGAAGAAGACGGGGTTAACTTAATTGGTTATACGCCATGGGGTTGTATTGACTTAGTTTCAGCAGGGACTGGCGAAATGAAAAAACGTTACGGTTTTATCTATGTAGACATGGATGACGAAGGTCAGGGAACCTTGAAACGAACTAAGAAAAAATCATTTAATTGGTACAAACAAGTTATCGCTAGTAATGGTGAAAACTTAACAACTGAGTAG
- a CDS encoding 6-phospho-beta-glucosidase: MAFRKDFLWGGATAANQCEGGYNEGGRGLANVDLAPTGPDRFPVITGEKKMFNFDEEHFYPAQEAIDMYHRYKEDIALFGEMGFKTYRLSIAWSRIFPMGDETEPNEEGLKFYEDLFKECHKYGIEPLVTITHFDCPMHLVEEYGAWRSRKLVGFYENLCRVIFNRYKGLVKYWLTFNEINMILHAPFMGAGLYFEEGENKEQVKYQAAHHELLASAIATKIAHEVDPENQVGCMLAAGSNYAYTCKPEDVFAARQADRENYFFIDVQSRGEYPAYALKEMARKGIQIEMEEGDEELLKEHTVDFISFSYYSSRVTSTDPEINEQTAGNIFASVKNPYLKASEWGWQIDPLGLRITMNDLYDRYQKPLFIVENGLGAVDTPDENGYVVDDYRIDYLAAHIQAMKDAVEQDGVDLLGYTTWGCIDLVSAGTGEMKKRYGFIYVDRDNEGNGTLKRSKKKSFDWYKKVIATNGEDLSN, translated from the coding sequence ATGGCATTTAGAAAAGACTTTTTATGGGGTGGCGCAACAGCAGCCAATCAATGTGAAGGTGGCTATAACGAAGGCGGACGTGGTTTGGCAAACGTCGATTTAGCGCCAACTGGTCCAGATCGTTTTCCAGTAATCACTGGTGAAAAGAAAATGTTTAACTTTGATGAGGAACATTTCTATCCTGCACAAGAGGCGATTGATATGTATCATCGCTATAAAGAAGATATCGCCTTGTTTGGTGAAATGGGTTTTAAAACATACCGTTTATCCATTGCTTGGAGTCGAATTTTTCCAATGGGAGATGAAACAGAGCCGAATGAAGAAGGCTTGAAGTTCTATGAAGACTTATTCAAAGAATGTCATAAATATGGGATTGAGCCACTAGTAACGATTACACACTTTGACTGCCCAATGCACTTAGTGGAAGAATATGGCGCTTGGCGTAGTCGTAAGTTAGTAGGTTTCTATGAAAATCTTTGCCGTGTAATTTTCAACCGATATAAAGGATTAGTCAAATATTGGTTAACATTTAACGAAATTAATATGATTTTACATGCACCATTTATGGGAGCAGGTCTATACTTTGAAGAAGGCGAAAACAAAGAACAAGTGAAATACCAAGCGGCCCATCATGAACTACTAGCAAGTGCAATTGCGACAAAAATTGCTCATGAGGTAGATCCTGAAAACCAAGTAGGTTGTATGTTAGCGGCTGGTTCCAACTACGCTTATACTTGTAAACCAGAAGATGTTTTCGCTGCTCGACAAGCAGATCGTGAAAATTATTTCTTTATTGATGTCCAATCACGTGGGGAATACCCTGCGTATGCTTTAAAAGAAATGGCCCGTAAAGGTATTCAAATTGAAATGGAAGAAGGCGACGAAGAACTTTTAAAAGAACATACGGTGGACTTCATTTCGTTCTCTTATTATTCTTCTCGTGTCACATCAACAGATCCAGAAATTAATGAGCAAACAGCTGGTAACATCTTTGCCTCTGTGAAAAATCCTTATTTAAAAGCCAGTGAATGGGGTTGGCAAATTGATCCACTTGGTTTGAGAATTACGATGAATGACTTATATGATCGTTATCAAAAACCACTATTCATTGTTGAAAATGGCTTAGGAGCGGTAGATACACCAGACGAAAATGGTTATGTAGTCGATGATTATCGTATCGATTATTTGGCGGCGCATATTCAAGCGATGAAAGATGCCGTTGAACAAGATGGTGTCGACTTGTTAGGCTATACGACTTGGGGCTGTATTGATTTAGTATCAGCTGGAACAGGTGAAATGAAAAAACGCTATGGCTTTATCTATGTGGATCGCGATAACGAAGGAAATGGTACGTTAAAACGAAGCAAGAAGAAATCGTTTGATTGGTACAAAAAAGTAATCGCAACAAATGGTGAAGATTTAAGTAATTAA
- a CDS encoding histidine phosphatase family protein, with the protein MKKRLTIVGMLFLAILVMVGCGKNQQATTKEKETKPEELTLYIVRHGKTMLNTTDRVQGWSDAVLTPEGEKVVTATGIGLKDVAFQNAYSSDSGRALQTAQLILDQNKAGKDLEVVRDPDLREFNFGSYEGDLNKTMWQDIADDQGVSLEEFMKNMTPESFANSVAKLDQQREESKNNWPAEDYATITKRLKKGLDKIVATESANPGNGNVLVVSHGLSISALLATLFDDFKVPEGGLKNASVTTIHYKNGEYTLDKVNDVSYLEAGEKESK; encoded by the coding sequence ATGAAAAAACGATTGACGATTGTGGGGATGCTTTTTCTGGCCATTTTAGTAATGGTTGGTTGTGGTAAAAATCAGCAAGCAACGACAAAAGAAAAAGAGACAAAACCTGAAGAACTAACTCTTTACATTGTGCGCCATGGAAAAACCATGTTAAATACGACGGACCGCGTACAAGGATGGTCAGATGCGGTCTTAACACCAGAAGGTGAAAAAGTTGTGACAGCAACTGGGATTGGTTTGAAAGATGTTGCCTTTCAAAATGCATATAGTAGTGATAGTGGCCGCGCCTTGCAAACTGCTCAACTTATTTTAGATCAAAATAAAGCAGGCAAAGACCTTGAAGTCGTGCGTGACCCAGATTTACGTGAATTTAATTTTGGTAGCTATGAAGGGGATTTAAACAAGACAATGTGGCAGGATATTGCTGATGATCAAGGTGTTTCCTTAGAAGAATTTATGAAAAACATGACCCCTGAATCTTTTGCCAACAGTGTAGCTAAACTGGATCAACAGCGCGAGGAAAGCAAGAATAACTGGCCTGCAGAAGACTATGCTACAATTACCAAACGTTTGAAAAAAGGCTTAGATAAAATTGTTGCCACAGAATCAGCCAATCCCGGAAATGGCAATGTTTTAGTGGTCTCTCATGGCTTGAGTATTTCAGCGTTGTTAGCAACTTTATTTGATGATTTTAAAGTCCCAGAAGGCGGGTTGAAGAATGCTAGTGTCACAACAATTCATTACAAAAATGGCGAATATACTTTGGATAAAGTCAATGATGTCAGCTACTTAGAAGCAGGCGAAAAAGAATCAAAATAA